One Littorina saxatilis isolate snail1 linkage group LG14, US_GU_Lsax_2.0, whole genome shotgun sequence genomic region harbors:
- the LOC138947579 gene encoding tripartite motif-containing protein 2-like, with protein sequence MYVLRRLFSPNCSSVKAEKEQGKLLRKIGRRGKGKGAFDMPCGVAVTKSGDIVVADTENHRIQIFSPEGVFKFKFGTKGPNPEQLNYPLGVAMTTDDHVAVTDGVNAAVKIFSCDGVLQSCYSHSGEIEFPYGLAVTHDNFLVLTDICKHAVYVLYPSGGISHTFGSYGDSPKEFDHPYFVAVNRSKQIVVSDAGNSSIKIFQFEGKILRVFSFQDFKLPAEGYVSLYGLCTDSDGNTLVVCNSTVCIVTKNGRLWEVVTSNDGLTSPKGVTFSPNGRLIVTQSSFDEKHDVCVFKYNADDYKSLNTLMYYALSI encoded by the exons ATGTACGTGCTACGCAGGCTGTTCTCCCCTAACTGCTCTTCAGTGAAGGCGGAAAAAGAGCAGGGGAAGCTACTCCGCAAGATCggacgacggggaaaggggaagGGGGCCTTCGACATGCCGTGTGGCGTCGCGGTCACCAAATCAG GTGACATCGTGGTCGCAGACACGGAGAACCACCGCATCCAGATCTTCTCACCAGAGGGCgtcttcaagttcaagttcggCACTAAGGGACCTAACCCCGAGCAACTCAACTACCCCCTGGGCGTTGCTATGACGACAGACGATCACGTGGCAGTGACAGACGGAGTGAACGCCGCCGTGAAAATCTTCTCGTGTGACGGAGTGCTACAGTCGTGCTACAGTCATTCCGGGGAGATCGAGTTCCCCTACGGGTTAGCAGTGACGCACGATAACTTCCTCGTCCTGACAGATATATGCAAACACGCCGTGTACGTTCTCTACCCTAGCGGAGGCATCAGCCACACTTTCGGGTCCTACGGCGACTCTCCTAAAGAGTTCGACCACCCCTACTTCGTGGCGGTGAACAGGTCGAAACAGATCGTCGTGTCTGACGCCGGTAACAGCTCCATAAAGATTTTTCAGTTCGAGGGCAAGATTCTGAGGGTGTTCTCTTTCCAGGATTTCAAACTGCCCGCGGAAGGCTATGTGTCTCTGTACGGGTTGTGTACGGACAGTGACGGCAACACTCTCGTCGTGTGTAACTCCACCGTGTGCATCGTCACCAAGAACGGGCGCTTGTGGGAGGTGGTGACGTCAAATGACGGTCTGACGTCACCCAAAGGTGTGACGTTTTCTCCCAACGGGAGGTTGATTGTGACACAAAGCAGCTTCGACGAGAAGCatgacgtgtgtgtgttcaagtacAACGCGGATGATTACAAATCGTTGAACACGCTGATGTACTATGCGTTAtctatatga